TCACGTGCTTCTTCTGGCCATTGATCTCGACCCAGTCGCTGCCCGGGCTGATCGTGTCGGCGAGACTCTTTTCCAGATCGAGCTGCGCGCGCATCTGGTCGAAGTAGGCGACCTGCAGGTTAGTGCCGACGCGCACGTTGCCTTCGTCCGGCTGCAGTTCGCCGAGAATCAGCTTGAGCAGCGTCGTCTTGCCCGCGCCGTTCGGACCGATGAAACCGATCTTGTCGCCGCGCATGACCGTGGCCGTGAAGCGGTCGACGACCGTGCGCTCGCCATAGCGCTTCGTCACGTCCGTGAGCTCGGCGACGATCTTGCCGGATTTTTCGCCCTGCCCGACGTCGAGTTTCACATTGCCCTGCACGTTGCGGCGTTCCGCGCGTTCGTTGCGCATCTGCACGAGCCGCGCGATCCGCCCGACGCTGCGCGTACGCCGCGCCTCGACGCCCTTGCGAATCCACACTTCTTCCTGCGCGAGCAGCTTGTCGAACTTCTCGTTTTCGACGCGTTCCACTTCGAGCTGCTGCGCCTTGCGCGTCTGGTAAGCCGAGAAATTGCCCGGATACGACAGCAGACGCCCGCGATCTAGTTCGACGATGCGAGTCGCGACGCGATCGAGAAACGCGCGGTCGTGCGTGATGAACAGCAGGCCGGCGCGCTGCGAAACCAGCAATTCTTCGAGCCAGCGGATGCCGTCGAAGTCCAGATGGTTGGTCGGTTCGTCGAGCAGCAGCACGTCCGGCTGCACGACGAGCGCGCGCGCCAACGCCACGCGCTTCTGCATGCCGCCCGACAGCGAACCGACGCGCGCATCGCCGTCGAGACCGATCTGCGCGAGCGTCGTGGCGACGCGCGTGCGCCAGTTCCAGGCGTCCGTTGCATCAAGCGACGATTGCAGCACGTTCATGCGCGCGAGCAACGCGTCGTGCTGCGCGCCTTCCGGCGTTTCCGCCAGCTCGTGCGCGACCGTGTTGTATTCGTCGAGCAACGCGCTTGCCCGCGTGAGACCCGCCGCGACCGTATCGAACACCGACACGTCGCCGTCGAACTCGGGTTCCTGCGGCACATATACGGTGACGAGCTCCTGCTGGCGCGTGATCAGGCCGTCGTCCGGTTTCGCGAGCTCGGCGACGATCTTCAGCAGCGACGACTTGCCCGCGCCGTTGCGGCCGATCAACCCGACGCGCTCGCCGGCTTCGAGAGAGAAATCCGCGTGATCGAGCAGCGCGACGTGGCCGAACGCCAGTTGCGCGCCCGTAATGGTGTAAAGCGACATGGGAAAGTGAGGAAACCAGCGATGAGTCGGAAGCGCTCATTGTACCGGTCGGCGCTGCGGACGCTGACGGGTGACGCGTCGGCAGATGGCATAGGACGAATGACGCGAATGCGTCGTCAGTCTGAAAACGCGAACGCCCGCTGATCACCCGTGCGCGATGGCGGCAGCTTTCCGGCGCGCAACGTCGCGCCAGAAAGCGCCTCGACTCACTTGACGTGAATCGTGATCGTCTTGCTCATGTCGGGACCGTACGAGCGGTGCGCGCCGTCGCCGAAATCGAGCGTCAGCGTGTGATCGCCGGGCGGCAGCGTCAGCTCGGTTTCCGTCTGCCCTTTGCCGAAATGCAGCGACTTGTCGTTGGCTGGAATCACTTCGCCCTTCGGCAGCGGCTGTCCGTCGACGATCAGATGATGGTGCCCCGTGCCTTCCGTCATCGTCCCGGCAGGGGCGATCTTCATGCCTTCGACGGCAAATTTCACATGGATGGGGTTGCTCACCGTCGCGCCATCCTTCGGCTCGACGAAGGAGACGCCCGCGGCCTGCGCCACGCCCGACATGACCAGCATGCCCGCGCACGCTGCGCCGGCCCACCATTTCTTGTTCAGCATCGTTTTCTCCTTGGCTAGAGCGGCTCGACGGGCGCGGCGCGCATCAGCGCATTCGCGCACGGCCACAACCGCATTGAAAGGATACACGCTCGACCTGCGCCCGCCGACGCACGGATCGTCCCGCCCGACGCCGCTTCGCATTGATCTGAAACGGTAAACGGAACGGAAAGCGCTGGGCTTCCGGTGAATTCCGGTAATATTGCGGGTCGCCGCCGGCATGCACAATAAAGGGGCAGATTGGCGGATTTTGCATCGAATCAATGAAGAGCGTGTGTCGTGAGTGAAGTGATCGAATACAAGAGCTGGGTCTGCCTGATTTGCGGCTGGATCTACAACGAAGAGGAAGGTTTGCCCGAGGAAGGCATTGCGGCGGGAACGCGTTTCGCCGACATCCCGGAAGACTGGCGCTGCCCGCTGTGCGACGTGGGCAAGGCGGAATTTGCTGTCGTCGAGTTCTGATCGACGGCGCGCTTCCAGAAGCGCCCTGGTGTTATCGAGCGGTCCGTGGGTCATCTGCCTACGGACCGCTTTGCTTTTGGCGGCGAGCCCTTTGGCGGCGCGCGCGCCGGGATCAGACTCGCGTCGCGACGACGATCAGTTCGCGGCTCGCATCATCGACTGGCGACCTAGCCCAGTCGCCGAACCATTCCATCGCGCCGAAACCTGCTTTGCGCAGCGCGTCGCTGAGTTCGGCCTGCGTGCGGAACCGTAGTTCGCTGACCGAGACGACCGTCTCGTCTCTGCCGATGAACCGAAACCAGGTCTCGAACCGGACGCGGCCCGACTGCACGTCGATGAGTTGCTGCCAGATTTCGACGGTGCCGAGCCGCGTGTCATCGGTCACCCGGCGCGACTGATCCGGCGTCCACGCCAGCCACGGCGAAACCAGAGGATTGCGGCTCTCGAACGCGAGCCTCCCGCCGGGACGCAGCGCTGCGTGCGCAGCGGCCAGCGTGGCGTCGAAACTGGCGTCGTCGAGAAAAATCTGGGCGACGTGCCCTGTCATCATCGCGAGATCGGCGTTCATCGCGCCGAGCTGCACGGCGTCGCCTTCGATCCATTCCACCTGCCCGGCGCCCGGCCTTCGGCGCGCGACATCGAGCATCGCGCGCGACGGATCGACACCCGTCACGGCGTGGCCTCGCAGGGCCAGTTCACACGCGAGCAGGCCCGTGCCGCAGCCGATATCGACGACGCGCGACGCTTGCGTGCGCGCGGCAAGATCGAGGTAGAAGCGGGTGTCGTCGGCGAACGGATTGAGCGCGTCGTAAAGGGCGACGAGGCGCGGATCGGAGTAATGTGAATCGGTCATGCCGGCGATGGTAGCCGCGTCACACACGACACGCCACGATGTGCTTGCCGTCATGCCTGGGCGCGCCGAAAGCCCCTTTGGCGAGCGGTCGATTTGCTATACTCTGCGCTCGTCGGCGGCCCCTCCCCGTAGTTCAATGGATAGAACGAGTGCCTCCTAAGCGCTAGATACAGGTTCGATTCCTGTCGGGGGGACCACATCGGCGACGGACGACGCCAAATGAAAAACCCGCAACAGCTCGCGCTTTGCGGGTTTTTTGTTTGCTACAGCTTGCTACAGCGTCATCCCGACTCGACAGCCGATCAACGCCGGCGCACCACCTGAACCCTGGCCAGTCGCTGGTCCTGCTGATCGAAGAATCGGGCGAGCGCGAACAGCGACGCGGCGGCAAACGGCCAAAGCACAAAGAAGGTAGCGAGCATGATCGACTCCAGAGCGAAACATTTGTAACAAGTCTACCGGCTCGCTCCGCAAAGAAAACTATCGGAATTGCCAAAACACAGTTCCCTTTTTTGATAGTCAAAGCCGAACGGGCCCGCCTGACGCCGCTCGACGGCAGATTCGCGCGTCGGCCGCGTCGCATCGAAGCCGCCCGCCCGTGACAAAATCACGCATTTCGCGTCCCACCAGCCAGTACATCGAAGGACATCTCATGGATATCAACAAGCAACTCGCCGCCCTCACCACTTCCGAACTGCAAACGGCAGGCGCCAGCCAGGCGACGGCCATCGCCGTCAGCGTACTGCTGCGTCACATCAACTCGCCGGAACTGTCGAAGCTGCTGACCTCCGCGTTCGAAAACCACCAGGCCGTCATGCTGCAGACGCCGTGGCCCGACCAGATGCTGCAATCGTTCGAAGCGACGCGCCGCTTTCTCGAAGGTGCCGCGCAGCCGACCAGCGCGAATCCCGATCAGCCGGCGTGAAGCGGCGCGTGCCGCCGCCACGCTGCTAAAAAGCCACACATGAGGACATCCCGCCACGCGCCGGACGTCCTCCGCACAAGACTTCCGCGTGAGCGCCGCGAGCCAGTGTGCGCTCTCCCACCTACTGCGGCATTTGTCTGAGGACGGGCAGCCGGCATCCTCTTATCATTGCGTCACTCCCTGGATACGTCAGGTCGACCGATGCCCTACCCGTACAACCTCGCAGTCGCCGCCGGCCTGATGATCGTCGTGCTGACCTGCAGCATCGCCCTCGCGCTGACGTGAATTGAGCCGTCATCGCGGCCGCCGCCGCGCGATATTCGCCGGATAAAGCGCAAGCCGCGCAAAAATATTTTCGGACCGACCCTAAAGTTTTCTCCGGGCCTGCCGTAGTGCGGGCATGGACACTTACCTCACTTCGTCGGCGGGATCGTTCAAATCGACTCTGATCGATCAGGACATCGCGCACATTGCCCGCGTCATGCGGCCTTCGTTGCATGGCGACCTGGGTGGGGCGATTCTCCCCGCCGATTACTGGCGCCGGCGCCTCTTCGAACTGCTCGAAGCCGAGCATCTGACCAATTCCCAGCTCTGCGCACTCGACGACCTGCTGCTGCAGCTCGACGACCTGTGCACGAAGGAACTGGCGCCGCTGCCCGTGCCGACCGCGCGGCCCGCAGCGTCGCGCGACGCGAATCGCCATCGCGTAGGCCGCAAGCGCTGAAAGCCGAGCCTGACGCGACAGCGGTGGACCACTCCGCCGCAGGTTCGCCGCGCCGTGTGCATTTAACATTCATTGACCCGACGCGCGTCCATCCACGAAGCTGCTGCCAGCAGCGCGAACACCCGGCGACACAGCGACAGTCTCATCTGGCGCGTCGCCGGGGCTGCCTTCCCTCTCCTCATCCGCCGCGTATTCTCGTCCGCCCATCCTTGCAGGAAAATTTGCCCTCAGAACACCTGACGATCGCAAATTGGGGACATTCATAGGTCATAATGTCCGCAAAAATACCCAGCAAGGATTCCTGTGACCCAGGCTTCACCGCTTGAACTGCTGAAGCAGGCGCGCACCCGCTTCACACAAAAAGAAATCGCCGCGCATGTCGGCAAAGACATCAAGACGGTGCGCCGCTGGGAAAAGGGCGAAACGCCGTGCCCCGCCATGCTCGAACCGGCGCTGCACGCGTTGCTGCAGGCGTCGACGGCGCGCAACGGCAATCAGCGCGCGGGCAACGGTTCGCGCGTGAATTTCATCGATCTGTTCGCGGGCATCGGCGGCATCCGCATGGGCTTCGAGGCGCACGGCGGCCAATGCGTGTTCACCAGCGAGTGGAACGATTTCTCGCAGAAAACGTATCGGGAAAACTTCGGCGAGAATTTCGGCGAAAGCTTTCGCGACGGCGCGCAACAGCACACGCTGATCGGCGACATCGTCACGTTTCCCGCCGATGCCGTTCCCGAACACGACATCCTGCTCGGCGGCTTTCCGTGCCAGCCGTTTTCGATCGCGGGCGTCAGCAAGAAGAACGCGCTCGGCCGTCCGCACGGTTTCGAATGCACGACGCAAGGCACGCTCTTCTTCGATGTGGCGCGCATCATCGCCACGCGCCGTCCCGCTGCATTTCTGCTCGAAAACGTGAAGAACCTGCTGTCGCACGACAAAGGGCGCACGTTCGACGTGATCCTCCAGACCCTGCGCGACGAACTCGGCTACGAGGTGCATTACCGGGTGATCGACGGCGCGCATTTCACGCCGCAGCATCGCGAGCGGATCATCATCGTCGGCTTTCGCGGCAAGACGTCGTTTTCGTGGGACGACCTGCGTCTGCCCGAAAACGGCCCGCGGCTCGTGTCGATCCTGCATCGGACGGACGGCAGCGAACCCGTGCTGCCGTGGGACGGCGACCGTTTCTTCGATCACGCCGCGCGCCACGTGCAACCGAAATACACGCTAACGCCCAAGCTCTGGACCTATCTGCAGAACTACGCGGACAAGCATCGCGCGGCGGGCAACGGCTTCGGCTATGGCATGGCGTATCCGCAGAGCGTGACGCGCACGCTGTCGGCGCGTTATCACAAGGACGGCAGCGAGATCCTCGTGTATCAGGGAGAGAAGCAGCGCCCGCGCCGCCTGACGCCGCGCGAATGCGCACGGCTGATGGGCTTTCCTGACACATACCGCATTCCCGTCAGCGATACCCAGGCGTATCGCCAGTTCGGCAACAGCGTCGTCGTGCCTGTGATGCGCGAAGTCGCGCGCATCATGCTGCCGCACGTGCTCGCGCTCACCCGCGCGGCGCATCAAGAAAGCGCCATGCTGGCGGCCTGATGGTCGACATCGTCGACGCGGCCACGCGCAGCCGGATGATGTCCGGCATTCGCGGACGCAACACGAAGCCCGAAATCCTGATCCGCAGCCTGCTGCATCGGCGCGGCTTCCGCTTCCGGCTCGATGCACGCGATCTGCCCGGCCGTCCCGACATCGTGTTGCCGCGCTATCGCGCTGTCATCTTCGTGCACGGCTGCTTCTGGCATGGTCACGACTGTCATCTCTTCAAATGGCCTCAGACGCGGCCCGAGTTCTGGCGCGACAAGATCGGCCGCAATCGCGCGAACGACGCCCGCGCGCAGGCCGCGCTCGTCGACGGCGGCTGGCGCGTCGCGACGGTGTGGGAATGCGCCTTGCGCGGTGCGAACAGAGATATCGACGGCGTGTTGCAACGGCTGGTCGACTGGCTGCACGGCGACGCGCCGCTGCACGAAGAACGCGCCTGACATCGCGCTGGGCAAATGCGGACTGAAAGCGAGCACTATCGACACTCTTCCGCGCAACGAACTTTGCAAGGCGCCGGTGCTACACTCGATTGGCTCACTGGAGCTTCGAACGCAGTCTTCTGGCGGTCTCATATCTGCGGTCTCTCAGCGGCTCCCGTCCATCTGGAACCACCCACCGAAGGAGGCACATGATGGCTGATTTCCGAATCTGGTCCGACGACTTCCCTGCTAACGGCTTCATGTCGAAGGCGCAGGAGATGAACGACAAATCGTTCGGTGTCGCCGGCGACGGCGAGAACGTTTCGCCCGCACTGCAATGGGACGCGCCGCCCGCCGACACGGAAAGTCTCGCGCTCACCGTCTTCGATCCCGATGCGCCGACGGGCAGCGGCTTCTGGCACTGGGTCGTCGTCAACATTCCCGCCGATGCCCGCTCTCTGCCGCTCAACGCGGGCAAAGCGGACGGCAGCCTGCTGCCGCCCGGCGCGCTGCAGTTTCGCAACGACTACGGCACGGTGGGCTTCGGCGGCGCGGCGCCGACGCGCGGCGACAAGCCGCATCGCTTCATCTTCCGCATTCACGCGCTGAAGGTGGCGAACCTCCCGCTCACCGCCGATGCGACGAACGCCGTCGCCCGCTATATGACGCATCTGAACGAGATCGATTCGGCGACGTACACGGGACTGTACGAACTCAAGTAACGGCGACGCTTCATCGCTCCATATGCATGGCCGGGCTCGCGCGCAACGCGCCGCCTGCCTGGCCGACACGATCGCCCGTCTTCACGACAAGGCTGCCGACCGGACGCGACGCCCCGCCGCTCATCACAACAACACAATGCAAGCCTCTTCGTCGACGGACAATCGCGCTTCTTCCTCCGCAACCGCTTCTCCCGCGTCTTCACCGGACGCCGAACCGGGACTTCCCATCCCGCAGCGCTACTGGGCGATTCTCGTCGTTGCGCTCGGCATCACGCTCGCCGTCCTCGATAGCGCGATCGCCAACGTCGCGCTGCCGACCATCGCGCGCAATCTGAATGCGAGCGCCGCGAGTTCGATCTGGATCGTCAATGCCTACCAGCTGTCAGTGACGATCTCGCTGCTGCCGCTGTCGTCGCTGGGCGACCGGATCGGCTACCGGCGCGTGTATCTGAGCGGCCTCGTGCTGTTCACGGTCGCGTCGCTCGGCTGCGCGCTCGCCACATCGCTGCCGACGCTCGCGCTCGCCCGCGTGATCCAGGGCTTCGGCGCGGCGGGCATCATGAGCGTGAACACGGCGCTCGTGCGCATGATCTATCCGAAGTCGCGTCTCGGACGCGGCATCGCGATCAACGCGATGGTCGTGGCGGTGTCATCGGCCGTCGGACCGACGGTCGCGTCGGGTGTCCTCGCCGTCGCGCAGTGGCCGTGGCTGTTCGCGATCAACGTGCCGATCGGCGTCGCGGCCGTCGCCGTCGGTCTGCGCGCGCTGCCGCGCAACGAACCCCATCCGTCGCCGTACGACTATCCGAGCGCCGTGATGAACGCGTTCGTGTTCGGCCTGCTGATCTTCGCCGTCGACGGCCTCGGTCACGGCGAGCGCTACGGCTTCGTCGCCGTCGAGCTGATCTGCGCGGTCGTGATCGGCTATTTCTTCGTGCGACGTCAGCTCACGCAGTCCGCGCCGCTATTGCCCGTCGATCTGCTGCGTATTCCCGTCTTCGCGCTGTCGGTGGGCACGTCGATCTGTTCGTTCAGCGCGCAGATGCTCGCGTTCGTGTCGCTGCCGTTCCTGCTGCAGATCCATCTCGGCATGTCGCAGGTCGAGACGGGGCTGCTGATGACGCCGTGGCCGCTCGTGATCGTCGGTGCGGCGCCGCTGTCGGGCGTGCTGTCGGACCGGCTTTCGGCGGGCTGGCTCGGCGGCCTCGGACTCGCGACGCTGGCCGTCGGTCTGCTGCTGCTCGCCACACTCGGCGCGCACCCCACGGCGTTCGACATCGTGTGGCGCATGGCGCTGTGCGGGCTGGGCTTCGGCATCTTCCAGTCGCCGAACAACCGGACGATGCTCTCAGCAGCGCCGCGTCATCGCAGCGGCGGCGCGAGCGGCATGCTCGGCACCGCGCGCCTGACGGGCCAGACGCTCGGCTCGGCGCTCGTCGCGCTGATCTTCGGCATCGCGCCGCAGCATGGTCCCGTGATCACGCTGTACGTGGCGGCGTGCTTCGCTGCCGCAGGCGCTTTCGTCAGCATGCTGCGCGTCGCACACAGCCCGCCAGTGGGCGCGTGACGCGCGGCTTCCGTCCGCGCGCTTTCCGCCTATTCTTGTAGACGAAGCCTTCGACGTCCGTCGTCTGTCGCGTCGCCCGGCGAAGGTTTCATTCCGGCCTTTGATCCTCTGTTTTGCACGCCAGGGGGCGCCATGTCACTCATCGTCGCTGGACGTTTCACCACCTTCCCTGCCGCCGAAGACGCCGCGCAAACGCTCTTCGATCACGGTTTCCTCGGGGAAGACGTCACGCTGTTTTTCGTCAATCCGCGCGGTCAGCACGCGCGCCATCCGCTCGACGAACACGCAGCCACACCCACGATTTCGCCCGCGCCGACGCCGGCGATGCGCCGTCATCACCACGCGGTGACGATCGGCGCCGTCGCGGGCGCCGTGATCGGCGTCGCGGTGTTTGCGGCGTTCGCGGCGTCGGTGCCCGCCGTGGTGATCGCTGCGGGTGTCGGCGCGTATCTGGGTTTGCTCGTCGGCAAGATGACGCACACGCGCAACCAGCCGCACGAACATCACGACGTCGTGCATCGCGAGATGCGCAACTCGGGTGTGCTGGTCGCCGTGCACGTGAGTCCCGAGAACCAGATCGAAGCGGCGCGGCTGCTGCGCGAAGCGGGCGGCGCCGACATCGAGCGCGCGACGGGCCACTGGCAGCGCGGCAAGTGGGCGGATTTCGATCCGCGTCAGACGCCCGTGCCGCTCGGCGAACTGAACCAGCAGCAGGCCTGAAGCATCGCGCTTGTGGCTGAGCGGGAAATGAAAACGGCAGCCTTCACAGGCTGCCGTCTGGAAATGCGCGCGCTCTGGAAGGCGCGTTATCTCAAGCCGTCACGTCCGCACGCTTGACGGCCTTCTCCGTCACCGACGAAGCCGTCGCGACATGGCGCAAGTCCGCGAGGAACGTATCGCGCCACACCGACAGATTGTTCTCGCGCAGCGGCGCCATCATGTCCGCATGACGCGCCTGGCGCTCGGCGAGCGGCATCGACAGCGCGCGCTCCAGCGCCTCGGCCATCTGCGACAGATCGAACGGATTCACGACCAGCGCACCGGGCAATTGCTCGGCGGCGCCCGCGAACTGCGACAGCACCAGCACGCCGGGATCGGCGGGATCCTGCGACGCGACGTATTCCTTCGCGACGAGGTTCATCCCGTCGCGCAGCGGCGTCACATAACCGACCTGCGACTGACGGAACAGCGCCATCAGCAGATTGCGCTCGTATTTGCGGTTCAGATACTGGATCGGCGTCCAGTCGAGCTGCGCGAAGCGGCCATTGATTCGTCCCGCCTCGCCTTCGAGATTCTGACGGATGCGCTGATA
This genomic interval from Paraburkholderia sabiae contains the following:
- a CDS encoding MFS transporter is translated as MQASSSTDNRASSSATASPASSPDAEPGLPIPQRYWAILVVALGITLAVLDSAIANVALPTIARNLNASAASSIWIVNAYQLSVTISLLPLSSLGDRIGYRRVYLSGLVLFTVASLGCALATSLPTLALARVIQGFGAAGIMSVNTALVRMIYPKSRLGRGIAINAMVVAVSSAVGPTVASGVLAVAQWPWLFAINVPIGVAAVAVGLRALPRNEPHPSPYDYPSAVMNAFVFGLLIFAVDGLGHGERYGFVAVELICAVVIGYFFVRRQLTQSAPLLPVDLLRIPVFALSVGTSICSFSAQMLAFVSLPFLLQIHLGMSQVETGLLMTPWPLVIVGAAPLSGVLSDRLSAGWLGGLGLATLAVGLLLLATLGAHPTAFDIVWRMALCGLGFGIFQSPNNRTMLSAAPRHRSGGASGMLGTARLTGQTLGSALVALIFGIAPQHGPVITLYVAACFAAAGAFVSMLRVAHSPPVGA
- a CDS encoding rubredoxin; its protein translation is MSEVIEYKSWVCLICGWIYNEEEGLPEEGIAAGTRFADIPEDWRCPLCDVGKAEFAVVEF
- the dcm gene encoding DNA (cytosine-5-)-methyltransferase yields the protein MTQASPLELLKQARTRFTQKEIAAHVGKDIKTVRRWEKGETPCPAMLEPALHALLQASTARNGNQRAGNGSRVNFIDLFAGIGGIRMGFEAHGGQCVFTSEWNDFSQKTYRENFGENFGESFRDGAQQHTLIGDIVTFPADAVPEHDILLGGFPCQPFSIAGVSKKNALGRPHGFECTTQGTLFFDVARIIATRRPAAFLLENVKNLLSHDKGRTFDVILQTLRDELGYEVHYRVIDGAHFTPQHRERIIIVGFRGKTSFSWDDLRLPENGPRLVSILHRTDGSEPVLPWDGDRFFDHAARHVQPKYTLTPKLWTYLQNYADKHRAAGNGFGYGMAYPQSVTRTLSARYHKDGSEILVYQGEKQRPRRLTPRECARLMGFPDTYRIPVSDTQAYRQFGNSVVVPVMREVARIMLPHVLALTRAAHQESAMLAA
- a CDS encoding very short patch repair endonuclease — translated: MVDIVDAATRSRMMSGIRGRNTKPEILIRSLLHRRGFRFRLDARDLPGRPDIVLPRYRAVIFVHGCFWHGHDCHLFKWPQTRPEFWRDKIGRNRANDARAQAALVDGGWRVATVWECALRGANRDIDGVLQRLVDWLHGDAPLHEERA
- a CDS encoding ATP-binding cassette domain-containing protein, with product MSLYTITGAQLAFGHVALLDHADFSLEAGERVGLIGRNGAGKSSLLKIVAELAKPDDGLITRQQELVTVYVPQEPEFDGDVSVFDTVAAGLTRASALLDEYNTVAHELAETPEGAQHDALLARMNVLQSSLDATDAWNWRTRVATTLAQIGLDGDARVGSLSGGMQKRVALARALVVQPDVLLLDEPTNHLDFDGIRWLEELLVSQRAGLLFITHDRAFLDRVATRIVELDRGRLLSYPGNFSAYQTRKAQQLEVERVENEKFDKLLAQEEVWIRKGVEARRTRSVGRIARLVQMRNERAERRNVQGNVKLDVGQGEKSGKIVAELTDVTKRYGERTVVDRFTATVMRGDKIGFIGPNGAGKTTLLKLILGELQPDEGNVRVGTNLQVAYFDQMRAQLDLEKSLADTISPGSDWVEINGQKKHVMSYLGDFLFAPERARSPVKSLSGGERNRLLLARLFARPANVLVLDEPTNDLDIPTLELLEELLTDYDGTVLLVSHDRAFLDNVVTSVIASEGGGKWREYVGGFTDWQIQRDRSEQIAQQDAPKEQPKEAAPKDSAAGRNAQRTVKLSFKEQRELEALPGQIAALEAEQKAIGAQIEEGSIFVKDAQEGARLTERYAAIDDELLVAIERWDELESKKK
- a CDS encoding YbhB/YbcL family Raf kinase inhibitor-like protein, coding for MADFRIWSDDFPANGFMSKAQEMNDKSFGVAGDGENVSPALQWDAPPADTESLALTVFDPDAPTGSGFWHWVVVNIPADARSLPLNAGKADGSLLPPGALQFRNDYGTVGFGGAAPTRGDKPHRFIFRIHALKVANLPLTADATNAVARYMTHLNEIDSATYTGLYELK
- a CDS encoding class I SAM-dependent methyltransferase is translated as MTDSHYSDPRLVALYDALNPFADDTRFYLDLAARTQASRVVDIGCGTGLLACELALRGHAVTGVDPSRAMLDVARRRPGAGQVEWIEGDAVQLGAMNADLAMMTGHVAQIFLDDASFDATLAAAHAALRPGGRLAFESRNPLVSPWLAWTPDQSRRVTDDTRLGTVEIWQQLIDVQSGRVRFETWFRFIGRDETVVSVSELRFRTQAELSDALRKAGFGAMEWFGDWARSPVDDASRELIVVATRV
- a CDS encoding DUF4399 domain-containing protein, whose protein sequence is MLNKKWWAGAACAGMLVMSGVAQAAGVSFVEPKDGATVSNPIHVKFAVEGMKIAPAGTMTEGTGHHHLIVDGQPLPKGEVIPANDKSLHFGKGQTETELTLPPGDHTLTLDFGDGAHRSYGPDMSKTITIHVK